Proteins from a single region of Oncorhynchus tshawytscha isolate Ot180627B linkage group LG03, Otsh_v2.0, whole genome shotgun sequence:
- the LOC112235460 gene encoding serine/arginine repetitive matrix protein 1 isoform X4: MLHKKNKKHKKHKGKKKKKKRGKGERETSSESVPESDVEKPPVRTRAGLRSAGFVASDAAAGTKDEATKGLITADKPEVCDVKARKHKRHFGKKKKKRRRKGEEKQEKNSPLHSPSESESMSGSDSESEEKPAGTDVQAVPILSKARQEERVSSLRLTLGQKEGSLKMCQTLDEQSADARGKTEEKAPPADGEGQTVSVIKAEDSRSDRCFSHSQELPDIIPKQGGQREETNAGQRSKVNNHAPSRSRSQSLTDTKRARSSVSHSTSSKRSRSSRSRSQSPKQLSGLPVSSRGRSRSFSKSMTPKRKQSKSLKRTGRKSPSLSPRRGRKSPSLSPRRGRKSPSLSPRRGRKSPSLSPRRGRKSPSLSPRRGRKSPSLSPRRGRKSSPLSPRRGRKLSPRRGRRSESRPRGRVRRSRTRTPPTRRGRPSRSRSPVRLTRRSRSKSRRLRHSRSLRRGRRSKSSSPSHRKRSPPRTRRSRSPVRKGKRTRSRSVVILKRNRKGSLSKSPTGKNTKSRSRSCRKSSSPVQKILSRSPKRSRTKSRSAIRSKPSRSPSPCNRSCTPKSKSLKRNKCSLSKSPKRDISKSRSVVSDRQSESVSPERSRSRSTDLKSLKSVKHTADKTVNDKPADKPVGEAVATAATGPWKPLPWAAPSSSIIQGKPVAGQGDESISEIPSEDHDSAAEEPKGARSPTSSSEEEPDENAISRSVSPETVCADRRYRASSSKSSIKKASSSKQRQSSKSASPARKSHSPAGRKTSTSPSRRCSRSKSTSPSQSKSTSRRRRSKSPSRKRKSVSPPARRKKRSKSRSPVWRRRSRSKSPARRRKSHSKSRTKHSKSRSPARRKRSKSTDRRKRLKSRSPGRRRRSVSRRRRPIMRNRSFDRRDRWKREPSHSPILILRKRRSTSRTRRSASKTPPRLTELDKDQLLEIAKANAAAMCAKAGVPIPESLRPKAILQLPLPNPAPTPLNLPLPLPLPLNMPGMGMPNMNMPNMNMPNMNMPNMNMSNMAMSAAMASMKAATMTAALTNMAQMSNMPQMAPLPTITNKPPPSQAPQTTLPPLNLDHIEEVKRKVTQQANIYSIKELTEKCKMIAASKEEMAIAKPHVSDDEDEDRKPCGKSLS; this comes from the exons ATGCTgcacaagaagaacaagaagcacAAAAAACACAAgggcaaaaagaagaagaagaaacgtGGCAAGGGAGAGCGGGAGACCAGCTCAGAGTCGGTCCCAGAGTCCGACGTAGAGAAGCCACCAGTCAGAACCAGAGCAGG tTTGAGGAGTGCTGGCTTTGTGGCTTCTGATGCAGCAGCAGGCACAAAAGATGAGGCAACAAAGGGCTTGATCACAG CAGATAAACCTGAGGTATGTGATGTTAAAGCCAGAAAACACAAAAGACATTTTgggaaaaagaagaaaaagaggaggagaaaaggggaaGAGAAGCAGGAGAAGAACTCACCTTTACACTCCCCATCAGAGAGCGAATCTATGTCAGGGTCAGATTCTGAGTCTGAGGAGAAGCCAGCTGGCACGGATGTGCAAGCAGTTCCCATCCTGTCTAAGGCCAGACAAGAGGAAAGGGTGTCCTCCCTACGCCTAACTCTCGGCCAAAAAGAGGGATCTCTGAAAATGTGTCAAACCTTGGATGAGCAGTCTGCGGATGCACGAGGAAAGACAGAAGAGAAGGCGCCCCCTGCTGACGGGGAGGGACAGACCGTCTCCGTCATAAAGGCAGAAGATTCACGGAGCGACAGGTGCTTCAGTCACTCCCAGGAGCTTCCGGACATCATCCCCAAGCAAGGcggccagagagaggagacaaacgCAGGGCAGAGGTCAAAGGTGAATAACCATGCTCCCTCACGGTCAAGGTCACAGTCACTGACGGACACTAAAAGAGCCAGATCGAGTGTTAGTCATTCGACAAGCTCCAAGCGGTCCAGATCAAGCCGCAGTCGTTCACAAAGCCCCAAGCAATTGTCTGGTCTGCCTGTGTCTAGCAGGGGCAGGTCTCGATCCTTCTCAAAGAGCATGACTCCCAAGAGGAAGCAGTCCAAGTCCCTTAAAAGGACAGGACGCAAGTCCCCTTCTCTGTCCCCCAGGAGAGGACGCAAGTCCCCTTCTCTGTCCCCCAGGAGAGGACGCAAGTCCCCTTCTCTGTCCCCCAGGAGAGGACGCAAGTCCCCTTCTCTGTCCCCCAGGAGAGGACGcaagtccccctctctgtcccccaggaGAGGACGcaagtccccctctctgtcccccaggaGAGGACGcaa gtcgtctcctctgtcccccaggaGGGGACGCAAACTGTCTCCAAGACGAGGGCGGCGGTCTGAGTCCAGGCCTCGTGGTCGTGTCAGGAGGTCGAGGACCAGAACCCCTCCCACTCGTCGTGGTAGACCCTCGAGGTCCCGCTCGCCTGTGAGGCTGACTCGCCGCTCACGTTCCAAATCTAGACGGCTCCGTCATTCCCGGTCCCTGAGAAGAGGCCGGCGCTCCAAAAGCAGCTCCCCGTCTCACAGGAAGAGGTCTCCCCCCAGGACACGACGGTCCCGGTCTCCGGTCAGGAAAGGCAAGCGTACTCGGTCCCGCTCTGTCGTGATCCTGAAGAGGAACAGGAAAGGCTCACTGTCCAAATCCCCAACAGGCAAGAACACCAAGTCCCGCTCCAGGAGCTGCAGGAAATCCAGTTCACCAGTACAGAAAATACTTTCTAGATCACCAAAGCGGAGCAGGACAAAGTCCAGATCCGCAATACGCAGTAAACCATCAAGATCACCATCCCCATGTAACAGGTCCTGTACTCCTAAATCCAAATCGCTGAAAAGAAACAAGTGTTCACTGTCAAAATCGCCCAAAAGAGACATATCGAAATCTAGGTCTGTCGTAAGCGATAGGCAATCTGAGAGCGTATCCCCAGAACGCTCAAGATCCAGGTCTACTGACCTGAAGTCTCTGAAATCAGTCAAACATACTGCAGACAAGACTGTGAATGACAAGCCTGCAGACAAGCCTGTTGGGGAGGCTGTAGCAACAGCTGCAACAGGGCCCTGGAAGCCCCTCCCTTGGGCTGCACCCTCCAGTTCTATCATACAGGGCAAGCCAGTGGCTGGGCAGGGTGACGAGAGCATTTCTGAGATTCCATCTGAAGACCACGACTCCGCAGCAGAAGAGCCAAAGGGAGCAAGAAGCCCAACAAGCTCCTCTGAAGAAGAGCCAGATGAGAATGCTATCTCCAGGTCTGTGTCACCAGAGACCGTTTGTGCTGATCGTCGCTACAGGGCATCATCTTCTAAATCCTCCATCAAGAAGGCATCATCCTCGAAACAACGTCAGTCCTCAAAATCAGCATCACCTGCCAGAAAGTCCCACTCACCTGCCGGCAGAAAGACGTCCACCTCTCCCTCACGGAGGTGCTCCCGGTCTaagtctacctctccctctcagtccaaGTCTACCTCCAGAAGGAGGCGTTCCAAGTCCCCATCCAGGAAAAGGAAGTCTGTCTCCCCGCCTGCCAGACGGAAGAAGAGgtccaagtccagaagtcctgtctGGCGCAGGAGATCACGCTCTAAGTCACCGGCACGGCGCAGGAAGTCACATTCCAAGTCCAGGACCAAGCACTCAAAGTCCCGCTCCCCGGCCAGAAGGAAGAGGTCCAAATCCACAGACAGGCGCAAACGCCTCAAGTCTCGTTCTCCAGGCCGGAGGAGAAGGTCCGTGTCGCGACGGCGCCGGCCCATCATGCGAAATCGCTCATTTGACCGCCGCGACCGATGGAAACGGGAACCAAGCCATTCACCCATCCTCATCCTCCGCAAGCGCCGGTCCACATCTCGAACCCGCCGCAGTGCCAGCAAGACCCCTCCTCGTCTCACTGAGCTGG ACAAAGACCAGCTACTGGAGATAGCGAAGGCCAATGCAGCAGCCATGTGTGCTAAAGCAGGTGTGCCCATTCCAGAGAGTCTGAGACCCAAGGCCATCCTCCAGCTTCCCCTGCCCAACCCagccccaacccctctgaatctgcCTCTTCCCCTGCCCTTGCCTCTCAACATGCCCGGCATGGGAATGCCCAACATGAACATGCCCAACATGAACATGCCCAACATGAACATGCCCAACATGAACATGTCCAATATGGCCATGAGTGCTGCCATGGCCAGTATGAAAGCTGCCACCATGACTGCAGCCCTCACCAACATGGCTCAGATGTCAAACATGCCCCAGATGGCTCCCCTCCCCACCATCACCAACAAGCCCCCTCCTAGCCAGGCTCCCCAAACAACCCTTCCCCCCCTCAACCTGGACCACATagaggaggtgaagaggaagGTGACTCAGCAGGCCAACATCTACAGCATCAAGGAGCTCACTGAG AAATGTAAGATGATAGCAGCAAGTAAAGAGGAGATGGCCATAGCGAAGCCGCATGTGTCTGATGACGAGGATGAGGACAGGAAGCCCTGTGGCAAGAGCTTAAGT TAA